Proteins encoded by one window of Gordonia jinghuaiqii:
- a CDS encoding LLM class flavin-dependent oxidoreductase gives MRHGICILPDQPWKSARPLWVRAEEMGFDHAWTYDHLVWGGLPDSQWFSCVPILSAAAEATSRIGLGTYVASPNFRHPVPFSREVQTLVDISDGRFLLGLGAGGAPDDAILGESELSARRKVDRLQEFTDLLARTLRDDHVDADGEYYTARDMRLVGGSVRDRVPLILAGNGPRTVRFAARHGDGWVTTGPRVDSLDEWFAGLAHLRDVLDDELTRHDGRTVDRYLNLDTAPRKPLESVAVFDDMVGRAAELGFTDVVVHWPRETEPYRSPPDVLEQIASRGLNSGSSP, from the coding sequence GTGCGCCACGGCATCTGCATCCTGCCCGATCAGCCCTGGAAATCGGCACGTCCGCTCTGGGTGCGAGCCGAGGAGATGGGCTTCGACCACGCGTGGACCTACGATCACCTGGTCTGGGGTGGTCTGCCCGATTCGCAGTGGTTCTCGTGCGTGCCCATCCTCTCGGCCGCGGCGGAGGCGACCAGCCGAATCGGTCTCGGTACTTACGTGGCGTCGCCGAACTTCCGTCATCCGGTCCCCTTCTCGCGCGAGGTCCAGACCCTCGTCGACATCTCCGACGGGCGGTTCCTGCTGGGCCTCGGGGCCGGTGGCGCCCCGGACGACGCCATCCTCGGTGAGTCCGAGCTGAGCGCGCGCCGCAAGGTCGACCGCCTCCAGGAATTCACCGATCTCCTCGCCCGCACACTGCGCGATGACCACGTCGACGCCGACGGCGAGTACTACACGGCGCGCGACATGCGCCTGGTCGGTGGATCGGTCCGCGATCGCGTGCCGCTGATCCTGGCCGGCAACGGGCCACGCACGGTCCGGTTCGCCGCGCGACACGGGGACGGCTGGGTGACGACGGGCCCGCGGGTCGACTCCCTCGACGAGTGGTTCGCCGGCCTCGCCCATCTGCGCGACGTACTCGACGACGAGCTGACTCGGCACGACGGGAGAACCGTCGACCGTTACCTGAACCTCGACACGGCACCTCGCAAACCACTGGAGAGCGTCGCGGTGTTCGACGACATGGTCGGCCGCGCAGCAGAACTCGGGTTCACCGACGTCGTCGTGCACTGGCCTCGTGAGACCGAGCCCTATCGTTCTCCGCCCGACGTGCTCGAACAGATCGCCAGTCGCGGACTGAACTCGGGATCGTCGCCGTGA
- the leuA gene encoding 2-isopropylmalate synthase, translated as MAPADTFTSGASRIVEPSGPIPADQPVWNPQRSSAMPVHRYRQFADEVETVSLPDRTWPDKVITKAPLWCAVDLRDGNQALIDPMSPARKRRMFDLLVRMGYKEIEVGFPSASQTDYDFVREIIEDGAIPDDVTIQVLTQCRDELIERTFDACRGASNVIVHFYNSTSVLQRRVVFRADKAAITKIATDAAHKVLEVQKNYPDTNWRYEYSPESYTGTELSYAKEVCDAVTEIIAPTPERPMIINLPATVEMATPNVYADSIEWMHRNLARRDSIILSLHPHNDRGTGVAAAELGYQAGADRIEGCLFGNGERTGNVCLVTLGMNLFSRGVDPQISFSDIDEIRRTVEYCNQLNVPERHPYGGDLVFTAFSGSHQDAINKGLDQMKIDADAADADVDDIVWAVPYLPIDPKDVGRSYEAVIRVNSQSGKGGVAYIMKADHGMNLPRRLQIEFSREIQKITDGEGGEVNPKEMWDVFAENYLHPVWPLERIRQKVDAAEVDGGEDHITAVVKVEGNEREISGAGNGPLAAFVDALGTVGYDVRVLDYSEHALTAGGDASAAAYVETEVNGETVWGVGVASSITTASLRAVVSAVNRAHRVTSAAPAAPADDATAPRTWAP; from the coding sequence ATGGCACCAGCAGACACCTTCACTTCCGGGGCGAGCCGAATCGTCGAGCCCTCTGGCCCGATTCCCGCCGACCAGCCCGTCTGGAATCCGCAGCGCAGTTCGGCAATGCCCGTACATCGGTATCGGCAGTTCGCCGACGAGGTCGAGACCGTCTCGCTTCCCGATCGCACCTGGCCCGACAAGGTCATCACCAAGGCCCCGCTGTGGTGCGCCGTCGACCTGCGTGACGGCAACCAGGCCCTGATCGACCCGATGAGCCCGGCACGCAAGCGCCGCATGTTCGACCTGCTGGTTCGTATGGGCTACAAGGAGATCGAGGTCGGCTTCCCGTCGGCCAGTCAGACCGACTACGACTTCGTCCGCGAGATCATCGAGGACGGGGCAATCCCGGACGACGTCACCATCCAGGTCCTCACCCAGTGCCGTGACGAACTGATCGAGCGCACCTTCGACGCCTGCCGCGGCGCGTCGAATGTGATCGTGCACTTCTACAACTCCACCTCGGTGCTGCAGCGCCGCGTGGTGTTCCGCGCCGACAAGGCCGCGATCACCAAGATCGCCACCGACGCCGCACACAAGGTGCTCGAGGTGCAGAAGAACTACCCCGACACCAACTGGCGCTACGAGTACTCGCCGGAGTCCTACACGGGCACCGAGCTGAGCTACGCCAAGGAGGTGTGCGACGCGGTCACCGAGATCATCGCGCCCACCCCGGAGCGCCCGATGATCATCAACCTGCCGGCGACCGTCGAGATGGCCACCCCCAACGTCTACGCCGACTCGATCGAGTGGATGCACCGCAACCTCGCCCGTCGCGACTCGATCATCCTGAGCCTGCACCCGCACAACGACCGCGGAACCGGCGTCGCCGCAGCCGAATTGGGCTACCAGGCCGGCGCCGACCGCATCGAGGGCTGCCTGTTCGGCAACGGCGAGCGCACCGGCAACGTCTGCCTGGTGACGTTGGGCATGAACCTGTTCAGCCGTGGCGTCGACCCGCAGATCAGCTTCTCCGACATCGACGAGATCCGCCGCACCGTCGAATACTGCAACCAGCTCAACGTCCCCGAGCGCCATCCGTACGGCGGCGACCTGGTCTTCACCGCCTTCTCCGGCAGCCACCAGGACGCGATCAACAAGGGTCTCGATCAGATGAAGATCGACGCCGACGCCGCGGACGCCGATGTCGACGACATCGTCTGGGCGGTCCCCTATCTGCCGATCGATCCCAAAGACGTCGGTCGCAGCTACGAAGCCGTCATCCGCGTCAACAGCCAGTCCGGCAAGGGCGGCGTCGCCTACATCATGAAGGCCGACCACGGCATGAACCTGCCGCGGCGCCTGCAGATCGAGTTCAGCCGTGAGATCCAGAAGATCACCGACGGCGAGGGCGGCGAGGTCAATCCCAAGGAGATGTGGGATGTCTTCGCGGAGAACTACCTTCACCCGGTCTGGCCGCTGGAGCGCATCCGCCAGAAGGTGGACGCCGCCGAGGTCGACGGCGGCGAGGACCACATCACCGCGGTGGTGAAGGTCGAGGGCAACGAGCGCGAGATCAGCGGCGCCGGCAACGGTCCGCTCGCCGCCTTCGTCGATGCGCTGGGCACCGTCGGCTACGACGTCCGCGTCCTGGACTACAGCGAGCACGCCCTGACCGCCGGCGGCGACGCCAGCGCTGCCGCGTACGTCGAGACCGAGGTCAACGGCGAGACGGTCTGGGGCGTGGGTGTCGCATCCTCGATCACCACAGCAAGCCTGCGGGCAGTGGTGTCGGCGGTCAACCGCGCCCACCGCGTCACCTCGGCCGCACCGGCCGCGCCGGCCGACGACGCCACCGCGCCGCGCACCTGGGCTCCGTAA
- a CDS encoding nitroreductase family protein, translating to MHELISTRWSARGYDAAASVSVDDVTTIVDAGRWAPTWGRVQPVRFIVGLRDDATFTALTSILTRGNAGWAPRAAALILVCTTNDPDDEKAHTYGAVDCGLAVAQMILQAEALGFNGHPMAGFDAAAATALFDIPADKRPLVLLGIGVLAADIASVPEEIRARDEKPRTRLDLDEVAFADRWGHPAFTHDS from the coding sequence GTGCATGAACTGATCTCGACCCGCTGGAGTGCTCGTGGCTACGATGCGGCGGCTTCGGTGTCCGTCGACGACGTCACCACCATCGTCGACGCCGGTCGGTGGGCACCCACCTGGGGACGCGTGCAGCCGGTGCGGTTCATCGTCGGACTGCGCGACGACGCGACCTTCACCGCGCTCACGAGCATCCTCACCCGCGGCAATGCGGGCTGGGCGCCACGCGCGGCGGCATTGATCCTGGTGTGCACCACCAATGATCCCGACGACGAGAAGGCCCACACCTACGGCGCCGTCGACTGCGGGCTGGCCGTGGCGCAGATGATCCTCCAGGCAGAAGCGCTCGGCTTCAACGGACATCCGATGGCCGGATTCGACGCCGCAGCCGCCACCGCGCTGTTCGACATCCCGGCCGACAAACGCCCCCTCGTCCTGCTGGGGATCGGAGTGCTCGCCGCCGACATCGCGTCGGTGCCCGAGGAGATCCGCGCCCGCGACGAGAAACCGCGCACCCGCCTGGACCTCGACGAGGTCGCCTTCGCCGACCGCTGGGGACACCCGGCGTTCACCCACGACTCGTGA
- a CDS encoding MFS transporter gives MSTQLGSPHRQPRNSPGGADRRAWLGLTVLTLPVFLVSMDVSVLYLAIPSITDALAPSAAQQLWILDIYGFLIAGLLITMGNVGDRVGRRRILLAGAALFGFASVLAAFAPTAGVLIAARALMGIGGATLLPSSLSLIANMFPDARDRGRAIGVWTAAFAGGSAVGPVIGGLLLHHFWWGVVFLINVPVLVMLFVFGPRLIPEYRAATTDPFDVVGVVLSMGGILPLVYSIKTLASDGASVGVVALGVVGAALLVAFLLHQRRVAAPLLDLKLFTNAQFSGSVAVALIGMMALAGMSYLTGVYLQSVMDHDVLAAAIAGLPMAVAVAVFSIGATKVAALVGTRLAFVGSIALAAAGNLGLLALGTGSPVWVYVLCTTIAGVGYGIQFSLVSVVVVGSVPPERSGAASGISETCFELGTAMGLALLGSLATLMFRDGNDGWVFGDTLGETLHRATDMGAAGEGLATAAKQAFVDGMHAASLVSGIALVVLGVVLLIVMRDEPADPEAARAEVKLPDAEEAAAARAES, from the coding sequence ATGTCAACCCAGCTCGGCTCGCCGCATCGGCAACCCCGGAACTCCCCGGGTGGCGCCGACCGACGTGCATGGCTCGGACTCACGGTGCTCACCTTGCCGGTGTTCCTGGTGTCGATGGATGTCTCGGTGCTCTATCTGGCCATCCCGTCCATCACCGACGCCCTTGCCCCGTCGGCTGCCCAGCAGCTCTGGATCCTCGACATCTACGGCTTCCTGATCGCCGGACTCCTCATCACGATGGGCAATGTCGGCGACCGCGTCGGTCGTCGGCGCATTCTGCTCGCCGGGGCGGCGCTCTTCGGTTTCGCGTCGGTGCTGGCCGCGTTCGCACCGACCGCGGGCGTCCTGATCGCCGCGCGCGCCCTCATGGGCATCGGCGGCGCGACCCTGCTGCCCTCGAGCCTGTCGCTGATCGCCAACATGTTCCCCGACGCCCGCGACCGCGGTCGCGCGATCGGCGTGTGGACCGCGGCGTTCGCCGGCGGCAGCGCGGTCGGTCCGGTCATCGGAGGTCTGCTGCTGCACCACTTCTGGTGGGGCGTGGTGTTCCTGATCAACGTGCCGGTCCTGGTGATGCTCTTCGTCTTCGGTCCTCGACTGATCCCGGAGTACCGGGCTGCCACGACCGACCCGTTCGATGTGGTCGGAGTCGTGCTGTCGATGGGCGGCATTCTCCCGCTGGTCTATTCGATCAAGACACTGGCCAGCGACGGCGCGAGTGTGGGCGTCGTGGCGCTCGGTGTGGTCGGCGCTGCACTGCTGGTGGCGTTCCTGCTCCACCAGCGACGCGTCGCCGCTCCCCTGCTCGATCTCAAGCTGTTCACCAACGCCCAGTTCAGCGGATCGGTCGCGGTGGCGCTGATCGGCATGATGGCCCTCGCCGGGATGTCGTACCTGACCGGCGTCTACCTGCAGTCGGTGATGGACCACGACGTCCTCGCCGCCGCCATCGCCGGACTCCCCATGGCCGTCGCGGTCGCGGTGTTCTCCATCGGTGCCACGAAGGTCGCGGCGCTGGTGGGTACCCGTTTGGCTTTCGTCGGATCGATCGCGCTGGCCGCCGCGGGCAACCTCGGGCTCCTCGCGCTCGGCACCGGATCCCCGGTGTGGGTCTACGTGCTGTGCACGACGATCGCCGGCGTCGGTTACGGCATCCAGTTCAGTCTCGTGTCCGTCGTGGTGGTCGGTTCGGTCCCGCCCGAGCGTTCGGGAGCCGCGTCGGGGATCTCCGAGACGTGCTTCGAGCTCGGCACGGCGATGGGTCTCGCACTCCTCGGTTCGCTGGCGACCCTGATGTTCCGGGACGGCAACGACGGCTGGGTGTTCGGCGACACCCTCGGCGAGACGCTGCATCGCGCGACAGACATGGGCGCGGCGGGCGAGGGCCTGGCCACCGCCGCCAAACAGGCTTTCGTCGACGGCATGCACGCGGCCTCGCTCGTGAGCGGCATCGCCCTCGTCGTCCTCGGGGTGGTCCTGCTCATCGTGATGCGAGACGAGCCGGCCGATCCCGAAGCCGCACGGGCAGAGGTGAAGCTCCCCGACGCCGAGGAGGCCGCCGCCGCGCGCGCCGAGTCATGA
- a CDS encoding TetR/AcrR family transcriptional regulator — translation MTSDTSKLSPASIVDAAIVVADTDGIGALSMRRVAEELGVGAMSLYRHVADKDALLQAMSTEVGRRFPYPVDSAADWRERVRIAVDVDWELYRQHPWVVLAYSSPRHSYGEESLECLDWLAAGFLELGVGIERATDMALTVWSFVHGVALVMVSDELLHDDALEPSAGLADVISGESEIEVPPHLARLAGRPDAARLLNPRARLDAGVGYLCEGFAASATDGAAAS, via the coding sequence GTGACGTCCGACACCTCAAAGCTGTCGCCGGCGAGCATCGTCGACGCGGCGATCGTCGTCGCCGACACGGACGGGATCGGCGCGCTGTCGATGCGCCGGGTCGCCGAGGAACTCGGGGTGGGGGCCATGTCGCTCTACCGGCATGTCGCGGACAAGGATGCGCTCCTGCAAGCGATGTCGACCGAGGTCGGGCGCCGTTTTCCCTACCCCGTCGACTCCGCCGCCGACTGGCGTGAGCGGGTGCGGATCGCCGTCGACGTCGACTGGGAGCTGTATCGCCAGCACCCGTGGGTGGTGCTGGCCTACTCGTCGCCGAGGCACAGCTACGGCGAGGAATCGCTGGAATGTCTCGACTGGCTCGCCGCCGGGTTCCTGGAACTCGGCGTGGGTATCGAACGCGCCACCGACATGGCCCTGACCGTCTGGAGCTTCGTACACGGTGTGGCGCTGGTGATGGTCAGCGACGAGCTGCTCCACGACGACGCACTCGAACCATCGGCGGGATTGGCCGACGTGATCTCCGGCGAGTCCGAGATCGAGGTCCCGCCGCACCTCGCTCGTCTCGCCGGACGTCCCGATGCGGCACGACTGCTGAACCCACGGGCCCGGCTCGACGCGGGCGTCGGGTATCTGTGCGAAGGTTTCGCGGCCTCGGCGACCGACGGGGCGGCGGCGAGCTGA
- a CDS encoding mannosyltransferase family protein, which produces MAIPTDVGDSGRRPDDEPTRPEGAGSGRTSRAAVGAGSRVSTPRPLSGLTTPVQRFLRRHRWCVDALLVFLVVRAIGILTLARFADLRDTTLGNSLTVWDGQWMLAIATYGYDAVPFTLTDARGLHTLDTAYAFFPGYPYLVGAIAKVPGVTPFGAAISINVVLGCVAAVGAARLGMVCARLMARRSPIGPAPERATGLFLVVLFAATPMSIVLNMAYTEALFCALATWALVGILERRWLLAGTMAAVCGLCRPTAAVVIGVVVVAAALFLWNTRKSDAATAARVRAGVAIAISPLGYLTYLGVVWAHTGSPTGWFRIQTEGWDTGFDWGAAAFAFVNEMLAHSAEIAPVATSWIVLSTLVMLGVAAWSRLPWPVLLYGALLVAQIVLSSGLMMSRPRLLLPAFVLLIPLAMALARMRPAVAALLVVPIVVGSSWFGAHMLTVFPHAI; this is translated from the coding sequence GTGGCCATCCCTACCGACGTCGGCGACTCGGGCCGTCGTCCTGACGATGAGCCGACCCGACCGGAAGGCGCCGGGTCCGGACGGACGAGCCGCGCAGCCGTCGGGGCGGGATCACGGGTTTCGACGCCGCGCCCGCTGTCCGGTCTGACGACACCGGTGCAGCGGTTTCTCCGCCGCCACCGCTGGTGCGTCGATGCGCTGCTCGTGTTCCTCGTGGTTCGGGCCATCGGGATCCTGACGCTCGCCCGGTTCGCCGATCTGCGCGACACCACTCTCGGGAACTCGCTGACCGTCTGGGACGGGCAGTGGATGCTCGCGATCGCCACCTACGGCTACGACGCCGTGCCGTTCACCCTGACCGACGCCCGCGGCCTGCACACCCTCGACACCGCCTACGCCTTTTTCCCCGGCTACCCCTACCTGGTCGGCGCGATCGCGAAGGTCCCCGGCGTGACCCCCTTCGGCGCCGCCATCTCGATCAACGTCGTCCTGGGCTGTGTGGCCGCGGTCGGCGCCGCCCGCCTGGGCATGGTGTGTGCACGGCTGATGGCGCGGCGCTCGCCGATCGGTCCGGCACCCGAACGGGCCACCGGTTTGTTCCTCGTCGTCCTGTTCGCCGCCACCCCGATGTCGATCGTGCTGAACATGGCCTACACGGAGGCACTGTTCTGCGCACTCGCGACGTGGGCCCTGGTCGGCATCCTCGAAAGGCGCTGGCTTCTCGCCGGCACGATGGCCGCGGTGTGTGGGCTCTGTCGCCCCACCGCCGCCGTCGTCATCGGCGTCGTCGTCGTCGCGGCGGCCTTGTTTCTCTGGAACACCCGGAAGTCCGACGCCGCGACCGCCGCGCGCGTCCGGGCGGGCGTGGCGATCGCCATCAGCCCGCTGGGCTACCTCACCTATCTCGGGGTCGTGTGGGCACACACCGGGTCGCCGACGGGCTGGTTCCGCATCCAGACCGAGGGATGGGACACCGGATTCGATTGGGGCGCCGCCGCTTTCGCCTTCGTCAACGAGATGCTGGCGCACTCCGCGGAGATCGCGCCGGTGGCGACGTCGTGGATCGTCCTGAGCACGCTGGTGATGCTCGGCGTCGCGGCGTGGTCACGATTGCCGTGGCCGGTACTTCTCTACGGTGCGTTACTGGTCGCACAGATCGTGCTGTCCAGCGGCTTGATGATGAGCAGGCCACGCCTCCTGCTGCCCGCATTCGTGCTGTTGATCCCGCTTGCGATGGCGCTGGCCCGGATGCGGCCGGCGGTCGCCGCTCTCCTCGTCGTGCCGATCGTCGTGGGCAGCTCCTGGTTCGGGGCGCACATGCTGACGGTGTTCCCGCACGCCATCTGA
- a CDS encoding aspartate kinase, producing MALVVQKYGGSSVATAERIRRVAERIVETKKQGNDVVVVVSAMGDTTDELLDLAQQVNPAPPAREMDMLLTSGERISNSLVAMAISSMGAQAQSFTGSQAGVITTSSHGKAKIIDVTPGRVRSALDEGKIVLVAGFQGVSQDTKDVTTLGRGGSDTTAVALAAALEADVCEIYTDVDGVYSADPRIVPNARRLDTICFEEMLELAACGAKVLMLRCVEYARRYNVPVHVRSSYSTKPGTVVTGSMEDIPVEEAILTGVAHDRSEAKITVVGLDDKPGYAARVFRAVADAEINIDMVLQNVSKVDTGKTDITFTLPRELGPLGVEKLTKLQAEIGFTDLLYDDHIGKVSLVGAGMKSHPGVTATFCEALSEAGVNIELISTSEIRISVLCRDTELDDAVRALHAAFDLGGEEEAVVYGGTGR from the coding sequence GTGGCCCTCGTGGTGCAGAAGTACGGCGGATCGTCGGTCGCAACGGCCGAGCGCATCCGGCGCGTTGCCGAGCGCATCGTCGAGACGAAGAAGCAGGGCAACGACGTCGTAGTGGTCGTGTCGGCGATGGGTGACACCACCGACGAACTGCTCGATCTCGCCCAGCAGGTCAACCCGGCCCCACCGGCGCGTGAGATGGACATGCTGCTCACCTCCGGTGAGCGGATCTCCAACTCGCTGGTCGCCATGGCCATCAGCTCGATGGGCGCACAGGCGCAGTCGTTCACCGGCTCGCAGGCCGGTGTCATCACGACGAGCAGCCACGGCAAGGCCAAGATCATCGACGTCACGCCCGGACGTGTCCGCAGCGCGCTCGACGAGGGCAAGATCGTGCTGGTCGCCGGCTTCCAAGGTGTCTCACAGGACACCAAGGACGTCACCACCCTCGGCCGCGGCGGCTCCGACACCACCGCGGTCGCGCTCGCCGCGGCACTGGAAGCCGACGTGTGCGAGATCTACACCGACGTCGACGGCGTCTACTCCGCCGACCCGCGCATCGTGCCCAATGCGCGCCGCCTGGACACGATCTGCTTCGAGGAGATGCTCGAGCTGGCGGCATGCGGTGCGAAGGTGCTGATGCTGCGCTGCGTCGAATACGCCCGCCGGTACAACGTTCCCGTTCACGTGCGCTCGTCGTACTCGACCAAACCCGGCACCGTGGTGACCGGATCGATGGAGGACATTCCCGTGGAAGAAGCCATTCTCACCGGCGTCGCACATGATCGTAGCGAGGCCAAGATCACCGTCGTCGGCCTCGACGACAAGCCCGGTTACGCCGCCCGGGTGTTCCGCGCCGTCGCCGACGCCGAGATCAACATCGACATGGTCTTGCAGAACGTCTCGAAGGTCGACACCGGTAAGACCGACATCACCTTCACCCTCCCGCGCGAGCTGGGTCCGCTCGGCGTGGAAAAGCTCACCAAGCTCCAGGCCGAGATCGGGTTCACCGATCTGCTCTACGACGATCACATCGGCAAGGTGTCGCTGGTCGGAGCCGGAATGAAGTCGCATCCCGGCGTCACCGCGACGTTCTGTGAGGCGCTCAGCGAGGCCGGGGTCAACATCGAACTGATCTCCACCTCGGAGATCCGCATCTCGGTGCTGTGCCGCGACACCGAACTCGACGACGCCGTGCGCGCGCTGCATGCGGCCTTCGACCTCGGTGGCGAAGAAGAAGCCGTGGTCTACGGCGGGACGGGGCGATAA
- a CDS encoding aspartate-semialdehyde dehydrogenase, which translates to MGVRIGVVGATGQVGAVMRNLLAERNFPADEVRFFASSRSAGKKLPWGDGEIVVEDAATADPAGLDIALFSAGATMSREQAPRFAAAGVTVIDNSSAWRKDPDVPLVVSEVNGELAKNPPKGIIANPNCTTMAAMPVLKPLHDEAGLRRLIISSYQAVSGSGLAGVQELATQVRAVADDAEKLVHDGSAVTFPAPEKYVAPIAFNVVALAGSLVDDGSGETDEDQKLRNESRKILGLPELLVSGTCVRVPVFTGHSLSINAEFANPLSVARAQEILSAAAGVELVDVPSPLAAAGGDASLVGRIRQDPGAPDGRGLALFVSGDNLRKGAALNTIQIAELLV; encoded by the coding sequence GTGGGTGTACGTATCGGAGTGGTGGGCGCGACCGGTCAGGTCGGCGCTGTCATGCGAAACCTGTTGGCGGAACGGAACTTCCCCGCAGACGAGGTGCGGTTCTTCGCGTCGTCGCGGTCGGCGGGCAAGAAACTGCCGTGGGGTGATGGGGAGATCGTGGTCGAGGACGCGGCGACCGCCGACCCGGCCGGCCTCGACATCGCCCTGTTCTCCGCGGGCGCCACGATGTCGAGAGAGCAGGCGCCGCGATTCGCCGCCGCCGGTGTCACCGTCATCGACAACTCGTCGGCGTGGCGCAAGGATCCCGATGTTCCGCTGGTGGTCTCGGAGGTCAACGGCGAACTGGCGAAGAATCCGCCCAAGGGCATCATCGCCAACCCCAACTGCACCACGATGGCCGCGATGCCGGTCCTCAAGCCGCTCCACGACGAGGCCGGACTCCGGCGACTCATCATCTCGAGCTACCAGGCGGTCTCCGGTAGCGGCCTCGCCGGTGTCCAGGAGCTGGCCACCCAGGTGCGCGCCGTTGCCGACGACGCCGAGAAGCTCGTCCACGACGGCTCCGCGGTGACCTTCCCGGCGCCGGAGAAGTACGTCGCGCCGATCGCGTTCAACGTTGTGGCGCTTGCCGGTTCGCTCGTCGACGACGGATCGGGTGAGACCGACGAAGACCAGAAGCTGCGCAACGAGTCGCGCAAGATCCTCGGCCTTCCCGAGCTGCTCGTCAGCGGCACCTGTGTACGCGTACCGGTCTTCACCGGTCACTCGTTGTCGATCAACGCAGAGTTCGCCAATCCGTTGTCGGTGGCCCGCGCGCAGGAGATCCTCTCCGCCGCAGCCGGAGTGGAGCTCGTCGACGTGCCGTCGCCGCTGGCGGCTGCCGGCGGGGACGCCTCCCTCGTCGGTCGGATTCGCCAGGATCCGGGTGCGCCCGACGGTCGTGGCCTCGCGTTGTTCGTGTCGGGTGACAACCTCCGAAAGGGTGCTGCCCTCAACACCATCCAGATCGCAGAGCTGTTGGTCTGA
- a CDS encoding gluconokinase gives MRSPVVVMGVSGSGKSTVGAALAQRLRVPFADADDFHSAANIAKMSAGQPLDDADRRPWLEAIGTWLAEHGDGGVMSCSALKREYRDRLRGHAPSVVFAHLDGSVEVIARRQASRPGHFMPPALLTSQFETLQPLAADERGLTVDVDQSVDAVVDDLAVGLADVLPDDLPPEEGNR, from the coding sequence ATGCGATCACCGGTGGTCGTCATGGGGGTCTCGGGATCCGGGAAGTCAACCGTGGGCGCGGCATTGGCCCAGCGGTTGCGCGTGCCGTTCGCCGACGCCGACGATTTCCACTCGGCGGCGAACATCGCCAAGATGTCGGCCGGTCAGCCGCTCGACGACGCCGACCGCCGGCCCTGGCTCGAAGCCATCGGCACCTGGCTCGCCGAGCACGGCGACGGTGGGGTGATGAGCTGCTCCGCGCTCAAGCGGGAGTACCGTGACCGTCTTCGCGGGCACGCGCCGTCGGTGGTGTTCGCCCATCTCGACGGCTCGGTCGAGGTCATCGCGCGGCGCCAGGCGTCCAGGCCGGGCCACTTCATGCCCCCGGCGCTGCTCACCTCGCAGTTCGAGACACTCCAACCCCTGGCCGCCGACGAGCGTGGCCTGACCGTCGACGTGGACCAGAGCGTGGACGCCGTCGTCGACGATCTGGCCGTCGGGCTGGCCGACGTTCTGCCCGACGATCTTCCGCCCGAAGAGGGAAACCGATGA